In the Candidatus Binatia bacterium genome, CCTACCGTGCGCACGCGCACGAACACGTCGGTGACTCCATTGGTATCACCGGCAACCAGGTTGGTTGCGTCCGAGTCGAACGCCACAATCGAGCCATCGCTGCTGATCGCAGGGTTATCCCCGCCGCGATGGCTAGGGCCGTTTGCTTGCTCGCCTGAGCTGCTCACACTCGCCCGCTCCGTGTGGCCAGCCTCACGGTCGCGCACGAAAATGTCTCGCGCCTCGTTTGTGTCGCCGGTCACCAGGTCGAACGCGTCCGAAAAGAAAGCGACAAAGCGTCCGTCAGCACTCATCGCCGGGCCGGCACTGGCAGCTCGGCCCGCTTGTCCGCTCCGGCTCACACTCACGAGTTCGGGAGCCGATCCGCCTAACTGCCCGAGCGAGGTCGTGGCCCACATCGCGATTGGCAACCACAGTGCATACGACCATCGTGGCAAACGTCGCTGTGTGTCATGCCCAACCCATCCCTTAACCGAACCCATACGACCTCCGTCACCATCGTTGTGCCCCGCCGCGTTTTGCGGGTGCCGAGCAGCTCGCCGCTGCCTTTTACCGCAAACCAGTACAAATCCCAACAGCGAAGTGCCCGTTCCTAGCCCGTTTTTCCTGGCCCCGATGGACGCTTGATGTATTGACAACGCGTGCCAAACGCCGAGAACGGGCGTTTGCGGGAGGCCGGCCTTCGGACAGAAACGTACGATCTGGTGCTCTTCAGAAGCGCAAGGCTCACTCCGAGCTGTCCCGGAGCACACCGACTGGTCAATAAATGCCCAGAGTTTCCTCGAGAGAGCGGAGCCGGCGTTTCAGACGATGGACGTCTCGAATTTGCCGTTCAGGACATACACGGATGGAGCGAACAAACTGGTCGTCGGATTGAGTGAGGTTGCGCTCCACAAAAGTCACGTCCTCCCCCCCGACGACAATGCATGGTCGCGCCGCCCACCGTTCGTGAGCAATCCGGAGACGGTCAAGCGCATTTGTAGTCACGCCGGAAACTTCCACTTCAAAAGCGATTGTAGGTACGCCACCCAATTCGCGCTTCCAAACAACGTCCAGCTTTTCGGAGTCGTCATCTAAGGGGAATTCAATTTGTGAATGATAGTGCTGGAGGCGGCCCATTTCTGCAACGAGTTCTTGTAAGCTACGGTGGAGCGAGACCATTGCTTCGTCGTTACGGTCCGCAACTTTAGGTGTCCAAACGGTAGGACCTCCGTCAAGAGACGCTTCGGGTGGCAAGCCGAAGGCTCCGTTGAACTCTTCGCGGAGCCAGAGGTGTTGTTGCGAGCTGAGACGTTGAAAGCCCCTTTGCATGTACAGGCGAAAGTGGCTCACTGGGATCGCGCGGTCAGCCCACCTCCGTTCAGGGAAAATGCGAATGATTTCGAGCCGAAAGCGCAAGGGCCAAATGACTTTGTTTTCCTCTAGTTCCTCTGGCCAGAGGGGTGTGTGCTCATCGATATACTTGTCGCGAATCATCGCGAGGCCAACCACACCTGCAATAGGTTTATTAACGTAAACCCAAGCCAGACTGCCCGGGGAGAGAGAAGCGAACTCCGCACGGTAACTCGGTTTCAGTCCCCACAATGGCAAGGGCTGGTTCAAAGCTTTGATCCAGTTTTCGTATCGGCCGATGATGATCCACGCTGTTTTGTTAAGCGTATCCTCTTCCAACGTAGGCACCTACGCGAGTCTATGAAGCAATTCCACACATATGCAACGTTGAGGTCTGTTAGGCAAGCCTATGTCAAATCGCTGGAGGCAGGCGAACTTGTTAGGTTACCCGCATGAGCGGAAGGTCAAATGGCCCCGAGCAGCGTCCGTACCGGCTTTGTGTGGGGATAGCGGTGTTTCGGTACGATGGGTGCGTGTGAATTGGCAAGCGTATGGCCGCTGCCGACGTGGAGGAGGGCTTCGGAACATGGTGGCAAATGCCTCAAGGTGGCTTGGAAGAAGGTGAGGATCCGCGCGAGGCCGCACGCCGTGAGTTATGGGAGGAGACTTCGATCCGTTTGGTCCATTTGCTCGGCGAACTGCCAGGATGGTTTACCTACGACCTTCCGGAACACTTGCGCGCAACTGCTTGGCGCGGCCGCTACCGTGGCCAAAAGCAAAAGTGGTTTGCCTTCCGTTTCATCGGCAGCGACGATGAGATTGACGTTCGCCGGCCGGGCGGGGGCCAGCATAAAGCCGAATTTGGCCGCTGGCGCTGGGAGAAAGTCGAACGTCTGCCACGAGCTCGTGGTGGACTTCAAACGCGGCGTCTATGAGCAACTGGTGCCGCACCTCCGCCAATTTGCCGAGTTGGTGCGCACCGCCCGATAGTGCCCTCCGGGACCACTTCGCGTCTGGTACTGGGTTGTGTGGCTGTGAGTAGGCCACGGCTCGCTGAGCCGACGAGGCCCCTGTGGGACTTCGGCTGTGGGTGCCCGCAGTCTTGGTGGTGCTCAACCGGCCTCCCTCGGAGCGGCGTTGGCGCCCGTGGTAACGCACGATTCCGAACCCCGAAGCCGCGCCCTCCTCGTGACGGTCGGTTAGCGGTGGGGATGCCCATCGGGGCAAACGCGAGTGGCGGCTGGCCCTTAGGTGTAGCGCGGCATCGTGGGGTCGACCTCGCGTGCCCAGGCATCGATGCCGCCGGCGAGGTTCAGAACCGACTGGAACCCTCGCTCCACCAACCACTCCGCTGCCATGGCGCTGCGCATGCCATGGTGGCAGTACACCACGATTGTTGCCCGCGGATCGAGCTCCCCCACCCGTGCGGGTAACGATCGCAGGGGAATGTGCACGGCACCGGGGAGCGCCGCAAGGGCAACCTCTTCTGCTTCACGCACGTCGAGCAGGCAGACGGGCTCTCCGCGCGCTAGGCGCTGAGCCAGCTCCGCTGGCGAGAGCTCCTGCGGCAGCGGTGTCATCGATTCCTCCTCCACTTTTGGTTGGCGAGCGCTGGCATTGGGCACAGATACCGTACAATTCCATACGATGGCCAGTGAACACAAAGCCCGCCCGCCGAGCCACTTCGGCTTGAAGACGCTCGATCCGCTCTTCCTCGAATTCCACGATCTTGCCGCACTGCACGCAGATCAGGTGGTCGTGATGATGTCCCTCTGTGCTCTCGTAACGCGCCTCGCCGTTGAGGAAGTGGCTCTCCGACGCCAAGCCACACTCCTTGAGCAGCTTCATCGTGCGGTAAACCGTGGCGTAGCCGATCCGCGGGTTGACTTTTTTTACCTCGCGGTAAAGTTCGTCCACGCTAATGTGGCGCTTCGCTGAAAAGAACACCTTGGCGATGTCGTCGCGTTGGGCAGTCCATTTGAGGCCGATGCGGTGCAGATGTTCCCGGAAGATTTTGAAGCGCTCCTCCACGGACTCGTCGCGCCCCGCTGCTCGCTGACCCATGAGACTCCCGTCAAGCAGCTTCGTCCGTACCGCCGATACGCAGCCGCCGCTGCCGAAACAGGTTCCGTGCGTGAGGCGACATGTAGACTTGCTCGATGGCATCATCCGACAGCACGTCCACGAGCACGTCGAGCTGGGCCTCGGGCGTGGCCTCACGGTCGAGGAAGATCATTTTTGTGCCCCGGACCACACAACCCCCACCGCGGACTCGGTAGCCCACCTCGCGCAGCAGCTTCTCTTCGCGCACCGTGTAACCGAGTTGCTCTGCAACGCTGCGCAATTCCGCGACGAGGAGCCGCACGCTGGTTGCATTGCGTCGTCGGTGTGTGGCTGCCATTGCATTTTCTTCTATCTGGGCAGACGCGACAACACAACTCGTCCGCTTCGCAGGCGCACACAAGTCGGGCATACGCAAAGGAGGGAGTCCAGCCATGGCCGCAGTGCTGAGTGAACCGTTGCGGGAAAAAATCGATGCTTATTGGCGTGCCGCGAACTACCTGACGGTGGGGCAAATTTACCTGCTCGACAACCCGCTGTTGCGCGAACCCTTGCAGCCGGACCACATCAAGCGCCGGTTACTGGGCCATTGGGGGACGTCGCCCGGCCTCACCTTCATCTACACCCACCTCAACCGCGCCATTGTTGCTCACGACCTCAACATGATTTACGTGATCGGGCCAGGGCACGGTGGTCCGGCAATCGTAGCGCATACCTACCTCGAAGGGACCTACAGCGAGCTTTACCCGGACGTATCGGAAGACGAAGAGGGGCTGCGGCGGCTGTTCCGGCAGTTTTCTTTCCCCGGCGGAGTGCCGAGCCACGTCGCCCCGGAGGTTCCTGGATCGATCCATGAGGGGGGAGAGTTAGGGTACTCGTTGGCACATGCTTTCGGTGCGGCGTTCGACAACCCCGACCTGATCGTTGCTTGCGTCGTTGGGGATGGCGAAGCGGAAACGGGTCCCTTGGCCACGAGTTGGCATTCGAACAAATTCCTCAACCCGGCTCGGGACGGCGCTGTGCTGCCGATCCTGCATTTGAACGGGTTTAAAATTGCCGGACCCACAGTGCTCGCGCGCATTCCGCGCGAAGAGCTGGAACTTTTGCTGCGTGGCTACGGGTGGGAGCCGCGGTTCGTTGTCGGCAGCGATCCAGCACGCATGCACGAAGAAATGGCGGCTGCGCTCGACTGGTGTGTGGCGCGCATTCGCGAAATCCAAGAAGAGGCGCGCCACCGCGGTGTGTTGCGGCGGCCAGTGTGGCCGATGATTGTTTTGCAGACCCCGAAGGGGTGGACTGGTCCGAAGCAACTCGCCGGCAAACCCGTCGAAGGTTCTTTCCGCTCCCACCAGGTGCCCTTGGCGCGCGTGCGTGACGACCCAGAACAATTGCGCATGCTGGAAGACTGGCTGCGCAGTTATCGCCCGGAGGAACTGTTCGACTCCACGGGTCGTCTGCGCGCCGACCTGCGCGCCCTTGCACCCCGAGGGCCCCGGCGCATGAGCGCCAATCCGCACGCCAATGGCGGCGTGCTGCTGCGCGACCTGCGTCTGCCGGACTTCCGTGCCTACGCTGTCAGCGTGCCTACTCCCGGAAGCACGACGGCTGAGGCCACCCGCGTACAAGGCGCTTACATCCGCGACGTGCTGCGGCTCAACGCCGAGGCGCGGAACTTTCGCGTGTTCAGCCCGGACGAAACGACCTCCAACCGTTGGAACGATGTGTTCGAGGTGACCACACGGTGTTCCGTGGCCGAAATCACGCCGGAGGACGAAGCGGTGAGCCCCGACGGTCGGGTGATGGAAATTCTCAGCGAACACCAATGCCAAGGCTGGCTCGAAGGTTACTTGCTCACGGGCCGCCACGGCTTCTTCAATTGCTACGAGGCATTCATCCACATCGTCGACTCGATGTTCAACCAGCACGCCAAGTGGCTTAAAGTGGCGCGCCACATCCCCTGGCGCCGGCCAATTGCTGCATTGAACTACTTGCTCACCTCGCACGTGTGGCGGCAAGACCACAATGGATTCACCCATCAAGACCCAGGCTTTCTCGACTTAGTGGTGAACAAGAAGGCGGAATTGATCCGGGTGTACTTGCCGCCCGATGCAAACACCTTGCTGTGTGTGACCGATCGTTGCCTCCGCAGCCGCGACTGCATCAACGTGATCGTTGCCGGCAAACAGCCTGCCCCTCAGTGGTTCGACATGGATGCAGCAATCAAACACTGCTCGACCGGTATCGGGATCTTGCCCTGGGCGAGCAACGATCAGGGCAGCGAGCCGGATGTCGTGCTTGCCTGCTGTGGTGACGTGCCCACACTGGAGACGGTGGCTGCTGCCTGGCTGTTGCGCCGTTACATGCCGGAACTCAAGGTGCGCGTGGTCAACGTGGTCGACTTGATGACGTTACAGCCGCGCAGCGAGCACCCCCACGGCCTTACGGACGCCCAATTCGATGTGCTGTTTACCACGAGCAAGCCGATCATTTTTGCTTTCCACGGCTATCCTTGGCTCATCCATCGGCTGGCTTACCGGCGCACGAACCACCCCAACCTGCACGTCCGCGGATACAAGGAAGAGGGGTCCACAACCACGCCGTTCGACATGTGCGTGCGCAACGACTTGGATCGCTTCCACTTGGTGGAGGACGTCATCGACCGCGTTCCGTTTCTCGGTGCGCGCAAAGCTTACGTGAAGCAAGCAATCCGCGATAAGCTGGTCGAACATCGCGAATACATCACCAAGTACGGCGACGACTTGCCCGAAATTCGCGACTGGAAGTGGCAAGGCTGAGCGGGGGACTCACGGCTATCACGAGAAAGGGTGTATGACGATGCTGGAGCGAGAGCTTTACCAGGTACGACCGTTGGACGAAGTCGCTGCGGATCTGGGTTTGGGCAGCGATGACCTGATGATGTTCGGGCGCCAGATGGCCAAAGTCGAGGCCCACGCTTTGCGTCGAGGGCGGCGACGAGAGGGTCAGCCTCGGCTCGTGCTGGTGTCGGGCATCACGCCGACCGCGGCCGGCGAAGGCAAAACCACCGTGAGCATTGGCCTGGCAGATGCCTTTCGGCTGCTGGACAAGTCCGTGTGCCTGGCACTGCGCGAGCCCTCGTTGGGACCGTGTTTTGGCGTGAAAGGCGGTGGGACGGGCGGAGGAGCTGCAAGCTTGGTCCCAGCCGAGCGAATCAATCTCCATTTCACCGGCGACTTTCACGCCGTCACCGCTGCGAACAACTTGCTGGCCGCATTGGTGGACAACCACATTTACTTTGGAAACTCCTTGGGGATCGATAGCCGGCGGGTCACCTGGAAGCGGGTGATGGACATGAACGATCGCAGCTTGCGCTTTATCGTTACCGGCCTCGGCGGGCCTGCGCATGGCGTGCCGCGCGAGGCGGGCTTCGACATCACTGCCGCTTCGGAAGTCATGGCCATGTTATGTTTGGCGCGCGATGCCGAGGATTTGCGTCAGCGGTTAGCGCGCACCTTGGTCGGCTTTACCTACGGGGGCGAACCCGTCTTCGCCGAGCAGCTCGAGGCAACCGGGGCGATGTTGGCCCTCCTGCGCGACGCGCTCTTGCCGAACCTGGTGCAAACCCGCGCTGGAACCCCTGTCCTCGTCCACGGCGGGCCGTTTGCCAACATTGCGCACGGTTGCAACAGCATCATCGCTACGCAGTTGGCGCTCGACTGCGCCGACTGGGTGATTACCGAGGCCGGCTTTGCCTTCGATCTGGGCGCGGAAAAATTTTTCGACATCAAATGCGTCACTGCTGGCTTCG is a window encoding:
- a CDS encoding rhodanese-like domain-containing protein, with translation MTPLPQELSPAELAQRLARGEPVCLLDVREAEEVALAALPGAVHIPLRSLPARVGELDPRATIVVYCHHGMRSAMAAEWLVERGFQSVLNLAGGIDAWAREVDPTMPRYT
- a CDS encoding phosphoketolase family protein, translating into MAAVLSEPLREKIDAYWRAANYLTVGQIYLLDNPLLREPLQPDHIKRRLLGHWGTSPGLTFIYTHLNRAIVAHDLNMIYVIGPGHGGPAIVAHTYLEGTYSELYPDVSEDEEGLRRLFRQFSFPGGVPSHVAPEVPGSIHEGGELGYSLAHAFGAAFDNPDLIVACVVGDGEAETGPLATSWHSNKFLNPARDGAVLPILHLNGFKIAGPTVLARIPREELELLLRGYGWEPRFVVGSDPARMHEEMAAALDWCVARIREIQEEARHRGVLRRPVWPMIVLQTPKGWTGPKQLAGKPVEGSFRSHQVPLARVRDDPEQLRMLEDWLRSYRPEELFDSTGRLRADLRALAPRGPRRMSANPHANGGVLLRDLRLPDFRAYAVSVPTPGSTTAEATRVQGAYIRDVLRLNAEARNFRVFSPDETTSNRWNDVFEVTTRCSVAEITPEDEAVSPDGRVMEILSEHQCQGWLEGYLLTGRHGFFNCYEAFIHIVDSMFNQHAKWLKVARHIPWRRPIAALNYLLTSHVWRQDHNGFTHQDPGFLDLVVNKKAELIRVYLPPDANTLLCVTDRCLRSRDCINVIVAGKQPAPQWFDMDAAIKHCSTGIGILPWASNDQGSEPDVVLACCGDVPTLETVAAAWLLRRYMPELKVRVVNVVDLMTLQPRSEHPHGLTDAQFDVLFTTSKPIIFAFHGYPWLIHRLAYRRTNHPNLHVRGYKEEGSTTTPFDMCVRNDLDRFHLVEDVIDRVPFLGARKAYVKQAIRDKLVEHREYITKYGDDLPEIRDWKWQG
- a CDS encoding formate--tetrahydrofolate ligase — its product is MTMLERELYQVRPLDEVAADLGLGSDDLMMFGRQMAKVEAHALRRGRRREGQPRLVLVSGITPTAAGEGKTTVSIGLADAFRLLDKSVCLALREPSLGPCFGVKGGGTGGGAASLVPAERINLHFTGDFHAVTAANNLLAALVDNHIYFGNSLGIDSRRVTWKRVMDMNDRSLRFIVTGLGGPAHGVPREAGFDITAASEVMAMLCLARDAEDLRQRLARTLVGFTYGGEPVFAEQLEATGAMLALLRDALLPNLVQTRAGTPVLVHGGPFANIAHGCNSIIATQLALDCADWVITEAGFAFDLGAEKFFDIKCVTAGFDTAAVVLVATVRALKLHGGVSPAEVARPNPAAVARGLRNLDKHVENIRQFGEPPVVAINRFATDTEEEIEVVRRRCSYLAVPMAVAEPFTRGGEGCVTLAQTVMAHAEKRSKPFRPLYDWSEPVPTKILKVAQAMYGARGVIYTKEAERDLELIARCGFDKLPVCLAKTPTSLSDDPKRVGRPTDFDVTVRAIYPATGAGFLVVLLGDILRMPGLPKTPLAARIDLRGGEIVGLT